The following DNA comes from Gammaproteobacteria bacterium.
CTTTCCCTGGATGGCATGTTCCGTTCCGATTTCGAGGACGGCTCGCTGGAGCAGTTCATGCTCAGCGCCCACCCGGTGTCGATCCTGGTCATGGCAAAGGTGTTCGCCCACTGGCTGGTTACCGGGTTGCCGCTGCTGGCGGTCTCGCCGCTGCTCGGCGTGCTGCTGTCAATCCCGGTCGAAGGCATCGGCATGCTATTGCTGACACTCCTGCTGGGCACGCCGGTCCTCAGCCTGATCGGCGCGGTCGGCGTCGCGCTGACCGTTGGACTGCGCCAGGGCGGCGTCATTCTGTCCCTGCTGGTACTCCCCCTGTACGTACCGGTGTTAATATTCGCCACCGACGCCGTGGGCACCACCGTCGCCGGTATTCCGGTCACCGCCCAGCTCTACATCCTTGCGGCGATGCTGGTGCTGGCTGTCAGTCTGGCGCCCCTGGCCACCGCGGCCTCGCTCCGTGTGAGTCTCAGTTAGGTATTGACAGGAATCTCCGGAACCCTTCGGCGCCCGCCAGACCAGGCAACCGGCGCCGGACTGCAAAGGCACTGCACCCGAACCCATGATCCATTTCTTTCATCAGCTGTCGTCGCCACGCTACTTCTACGATTTTGCCGGGCGCCTGATTCCCTGGCTCGTCGTCGCCTGTCTGCTGTGCATGATCCCCGGGCTCTACCTGGGTCTGGTCGAGGCCCCGCCGGACTACCAACAGGGCGATAGCTACCGCATCATGTTCATTCACGTCCCCGCGGCCTGGATGTCGCTGTTCATCTATATGGTCATGGCCGTCTCTGGCGCGATCGGGCTGATCTGGCGCATCAAGCTGGCCGAGGTGATCTCCATCGCCAGCGCCCCGATCGGGGCCTCGTTCACGTTCCTGGCGCTCGCCACGGGTTCGCTCTGGGGCAAACCCATGTGGGGCACCTGGTGGGTCTGGGACGCCAGGTTGACCTCGGAACTGCTGCTGCTGTTCCTGTATCTCGGGGTCATGGCCCTGTACAACGCCATCGAGGACCGGCGCACGGCCGCCCGCGCCGCCGCCATCCTGGCGCTCGTCGGGATCGTCAACATACCGATCATCCACTACTCGGTGGAGTGGTGGAACACCTTGCACCAGGGCCCCACGGTCACGAAACTCGACAAGCCCTCCATCCACCTCAGCATGCTGATCCCGCTGTTGCTAATGGCGGTGGCATTCAAGCTTTACTATGCGTTTCTGGTCCTGATGCGCGCCCGTTGCGAGGTCCTGCGGCGCGAGAAGAACAGCCGCTGGGTGAAGGATCTCGCGGGGGAAGCGACATGAGCTTCTCGGAATTCCTGGACATGGGCGGATATGCCCTCTACGTCTGGTCGTCGTACGGGCTCGCTGCGGTCGTGCTGATCGTGAATCTGGCGATCCCCATTCGACAAAGGAAGAAGCTGCTGGCCGATGTCGCCCGACGCGTCCGCAGGGCCGCCCGGATCTGATTTCTCATGGCAGCCGGCTGAACTGCGCTCGATTGCATGGAATTTTTCTACGAGTCATTACATAATGAGTAGGTTTCGGTTTCCGGCGGGCATCCTTCCAGCTGGAAGCTTCAAGGAAGACCCGACAGAGGTATCCCATGACCCCCGCCCGCAAAAAACGCCTCTACCTGGTGTTGCTGATGGTTCTCGGCATCGGCACCGCCGTAGCGCTGGCCGTCACAGCCTTTGACGAGAACCTGATGTTCTACTACACCCCCAGCGAGATCGTCGCCGGTGAGGCGCCTGTCGACCACCCCTTCAGGCTGGGCGGACTGGTCACCGCGGGCAGCGTCAAGCGCCAGAGCGAGGGGCTGACCGTGCAGTTCGACGTGACCGACAACGACAAACTGGTCACCGTCGAATACACGGGAATCCTGCCAGATCTGTTTCGCGAGGGACAGGGCATCATTTCCAGGGGCAGGCTTCGACCCGACGGGGTATTCGTGGCGGACGAGGTCCTGGCCAAGCATGACGAAAACTACATGCCGCCCGAAGTCGCCGAATCCCTCAAGACGGCGCATTCCGGTGCAGACAACCCAGGAGGCGTCACCCCGTGACCCCTGAACTCGGGCAATTCGCCCTCATCCTGGCACTGTGCCTGGCCGTCGTCCAGGCGACCCTTCCCCTGATCGGCACCTACACCGGTTCGCGGCGGTGGATGTCCGTGGCCTCGACCGCGGCCTGGGGGCAGTTCACCTTCCTGTCGATCAGCCTTGGCTGCCTGATCTACGCCTTTCTGAACGACGACTTCTCCGTGGCCTACGTGGCCAGCAACTCCAATACCCTGTTGCCGACCATCTATAAGGTCTCCGCGGTGTGGGGCGCACACGAAGGCTCGCTGCTGCTCTGGGTATTCATGCTCGGGGCATGGGGTGTGGCCGTCGCGGCCCTGAGCGGAAAACTGCCCGAGATGGTTCGGGCCCGGGTCCTGTCCGTGATGGGCATGGTGGGTGTCGGCTTCCTGCTCTTCCTGCTGCTCACTTCGAACCCCTTCGAGCGGCTGTTTCCGGCACCGCTGGAGGGACGCGATCTCAATCCCCTGCTGCAGGACCCCGGTCTGGCGATCCATCCGCCGATGCTCTACATGGGCTACGTCGGCTTCTCGGTCGCCTTCAGCTTCGCCCTGGCCGCACTGCTGGGAGGCAAGCTGGACGCCGCCTGGGCGCGCTGGTCCCGCCCCTGGACGACGGTGGCATGGGTGTCTCTCACCATCGGCATCACGCTGGGCAGCTGGTGGGCCTACAACGAACTCGGCTGGGGTGGCTGGTGGTTCTGGGACCCGGTCGAAAACGCCTCCTTCATGCCCTGGCTGGTCGGTACGGCGCTGGTCCATTCGCTGGCGGTGACGGAGAAACGCGGGGCGTTCAAGAGCTGGACCGTACTGCTGGCGATCACCGCGTTCTCAATGAGCCTGCTGGGAACGTTTCTGGTGCGCTCCGGCGTGCTGACCTCGGTACACGCCTTCGCCACCGACCCGGGCCGGGGCATCTTCATTCTGGTGTTCCTGTGCATCGTGATCGGCGGCTCGCTGGTCGTCTACGCCTGGCGTGCCCCGGCCGTGACCGGTGGCGGACGATTCGACTTCGTCTCGCGCGAGACCCTACTGCTCGCCAACAATGTGCTGCTGGTCATCGTGGCCGCCCTGATTCTCCTGGGGACCCTCTTCCCGCTGATCTATGACGCCTTGGAGCTCGGCAAGATCTCCGTCGGTTTCCCGTGGTTCAACAAGATGTTCATTTCGTTCATGCCGTTGCTTATCCTGGTCATGGGTATCGGACCGATCGCGCGCTGGAAGCGCCAGGACCCCGCGGAGCTGGCGAAGCATCTTCGGATCGCATTCATCGTCAGCCTCGTGGTCGGCATCGTGTTCGCCCTGCCGCTGCTGTCCGGCGCCTCGCCGCTGGCCGGTCTCGGCATCGGACTCGCCACCTGGCTGGTCACCACGCTGGCGACCAGCCTCGCCGACCGGCTCCGGCACAAGCGCGGTCTGGCGGCGGTCTGGCGAGACATCGCAGTACAGGGCCGGTCCTATTACGGCATGGTCCTGGCCCATCTCGGCATGGCCAGTGCAGTGGTCGGTGTAACCCTGGTGTCCCTGCACGGGATGGAGAAAGACGTCCGCATGTCCCCTGGACAAGCCCTTGAGATGTCGGGTTACACCTTTGTCTTCGAAGGCGTGGAAAGAAACCAGGGCCCGAACTACCGTGCCGACCGGGGCCGGGTACGGGTGCTGCGCGCCGACGAGGAGATCGCGTTGTTGCACCCGGAGAAGCGGACCTACACCGTACAGACCAAACCCATGACCGAGGCCGCGATTGACGTGCGACCGACCCGGGACCTCTACGTCTCGCTGGGTGAGCCGGTCGGCGGCGGCGACTGGAGTGTCAGGGTGTACTACAAACCTTTCGTACGCTGGATCTGGCTCGGCGGCATCATGATGGCGCTGGGCGGCCTGCTGGCCGTATCCGACCGTCGCTACCGCCTCCCCGTACACAGCCGGCGCGGCGTCGAA
Coding sequences within:
- the ccmD gene encoding heme exporter protein CcmD; translated protein: MSFSEFLDMGGYALYVWSSYGLAAVVLIVNLAIPIRQRKKLLADVARRVRRAARI
- a CDS encoding heme ABC transporter permease, whose protein sequence is MIHFFHQLSSPRYFYDFAGRLIPWLVVACLLCMIPGLYLGLVEAPPDYQQGDSYRIMFIHVPAAWMSLFIYMVMAVSGAIGLIWRIKLAEVISIASAPIGASFTFLALATGSLWGKPMWGTWWVWDARLTSELLLLFLYLGVMALYNAIEDRRTAARAAAILALVGIVNIPIIHYSVEWWNTLHQGPTVTKLDKPSIHLSMLIPLLLMAVAFKLYYAFLVLMRARCEVLRREKNSRWVKDLAGEAT
- the ccmB gene encoding heme exporter protein CcmB, producing MNSLSSSRAFGLLLRRDLLLAYRRRSEIANPLIFFVLITSLFPLGLGADAVVLRTIGPGVIWVAALLASLLSLDGMFRSDFEDGSLEQFMLSAHPVSILVMAKVFAHWLVTGLPLLAVSPLLGVLLSIPVEGIGMLLLTLLLGTPVLSLIGAVGVALTVGLRQGGVILSLLVLPLYVPVLIFATDAVGTTVAGIPVTAQLYILAAMLVLAVSLAPLATAASLRVSLS
- a CDS encoding heme lyase CcmF/NrfE family subunit, with translation MTPELGQFALILALCLAVVQATLPLIGTYTGSRRWMSVASTAAWGQFTFLSISLGCLIYAFLNDDFSVAYVASNSNTLLPTIYKVSAVWGAHEGSLLLWVFMLGAWGVAVAALSGKLPEMVRARVLSVMGMVGVGFLLFLLLTSNPFERLFPAPLEGRDLNPLLQDPGLAIHPPMLYMGYVGFSVAFSFALAALLGGKLDAAWARWSRPWTTVAWVSLTIGITLGSWWAYNELGWGGWWFWDPVENASFMPWLVGTALVHSLAVTEKRGAFKSWTVLLAITAFSMSLLGTFLVRSGVLTSVHAFATDPGRGIFILVFLCIVIGGSLVVYAWRAPAVTGGGRFDFVSRETLLLANNVLLVIVAALILLGTLFPLIYDALELGKISVGFPWFNKMFISFMPLLILVMGIGPIARWKRQDPAELAKHLRIAFIVSLVVGIVFALPLLSGASPLAGLGIGLATWLVTTLATSLADRLRHKRGLAAVWRDIAVQGRSYYGMVLAHLGMASAVVGVTLVSLHGMEKDVRMSPGQALEMSGYTFVFEGVERNQGPNYRADRGRVRVLRADEEIALLHPEKRTYTVQTKPMTEAAIDVRPTRDLYVSLGEPVGGGDWSVRVYYKPFVRWIWLGGIMMALGGLLAVSDRRYRLPVHSRRGVESGATSAGQEATG
- the ccmE gene encoding cytochrome c maturation protein CcmE, which produces MTPARKKRLYLVLLMVLGIGTAVALAVTAFDENLMFYYTPSEIVAGEAPVDHPFRLGGLVTAGSVKRQSEGLTVQFDVTDNDKLVTVEYTGILPDLFREGQGIISRGRLRPDGVFVADEVLAKHDENYMPPEVAESLKTAHSGADNPGGVTP